The proteins below come from a single Micromonas commoda chromosome 8, complete sequence genomic window:
- the RBC gene encoding ribulose bisphosphate carboxylase-like protein (ribulose bisphosphate caboxylase-like; rbcL PFAM; probably could be considered rbcL), whose amino-acid sequence MPHFRVTYQVSAPDEKGARDIVDALCLEQTVELPESLVPPGTWINEHVVGKCESLRRCAKQPQFEGKDEKDIRWEAVVRYADDTSGGELPQLLNVIFGNTSIKENVKVEDLELSPTLMGKFLGPRFGTKGLRELLGVPKGPMLMTALKPMGTSVAKLAEMAYAFAKGGIDIIKDDHGLANQRYAPYEERVRACAAAVRRANAETGRKCVYAPCLNAPAHLVVQRARFAKAAGAGAVLMIPGITGLDTMRHLAEDPDFGLPIVCHPAILGAMLGGGSQHECRGFSHKVLLGVLPRLAGADSTIFPSFGGRFGFSEQECVDIAKGCTQSLGSMPPIVPTPGGGMTLEKIKKMTQVYTEDVMLLIGGSLIGHSPDLVANARHF is encoded by the coding sequence ATGCCGCACTTTCGCGTCACCTATCAGGTGTCCGCGCCGGATGAGAAGGGCGCACGGGACATCGTAGATGCGCTGTGCCTGGAGCAAACCGTGGAGCTCCCCGAGTCTCTCGTGCCTCCTGGGACCTGGATCAACGAGCACGTGGTGGGCAAGTGCGAGTCCCTCAGACGATGCGCGAAGCAGCCGCAGTTTGAGGGTAAGGATGAGAAGGACATCCGATGGGAGGCTGTGGTGCGTTACGCCGACGATacctccggcggcgagctgccGCAGCTCCTTAACGTGATTTTCGGCAACACCTCGATCAAGGAGAACGTCAAGGTGGAGGATCTCGAGCTGTCTCCCACGCTGATGGGCAAGTTCCTCGGGCCTAGGTTCGGCACGAAGGGactgcgcgagctcctggGTGTTCCTAAGGGCCCGATGCTCATGACTGCGCTCAAGCCCATGGGAACCAGCGtggcgaagctcgcggagatggcTTACGCGTTCGCCAAGGGGGGCATCGACATCATAAAGGATGACCACGGTTTGGCCAACCAGCGATACGCGCCCTACGAGGAGCGCGTGagggcgtgcgccgcggcggtgcgccgGGCCAACGCCGAGACTGGGCGTAAGTGCGTCTACGCCCCCTGCCTCaacgcccccgcgcacctGGTCGTGCAGCGCGCCAGGttcgccaaggctgccggcgcgggcgcggtgctcaTGATCCCGGGCATCACCGGCCTCGACACCATGAggcacctcgccgaggacccgGACTTCGGTCTGCCCATCGTGTGTCACCCGGCGATTCTCGGCGcgatgctcggcggcggttcgcagCACGAGTGCCGAGGTTTCTCGCACAAGGTTCTCCTGGGCGTACTACCCCGACTGGCCGGCGCGGACTCGACCATCTTCCCATCCTTCGGAGGCCGATTCGGGTTCAGCGAGCAGGAGTGCGTCGACATCGCGAAGGGGTGCACCCAGTCCCTGGGCTCCATGCCCCCGATCGTGCCCACGCCGGGCGGTGGCATGACTCTGGAGAAGATCAAGAAGATGACCCAGGTGTACACGGAGGACGTGATGCTCCTCATCGGCGGCTCGCTCATCGGCCACTCGCCAGACCTGGTGGCCAACGCCAGGCACTTC